A stretch of the Kazachstania africana CBS 2517 chromosome 12, complete genome genome encodes the following:
- the AIM9 gene encoding Aim9p (similar to Saccharomyces cerevisiae YER080W; ancestral locus Anc_7.271) encodes MFKRSSSRLGYSLLRSRAQVCVKASLGNSGVLLKRFVSTEPEKVFSKITDENDSQREGIFKYSWGSWLVNNEFEREKRTTRFSIEGLSSVVNDLYKDVMNFKTDASKKLIFKPNSTVTLADNASAALLDRLNAKEGLVQIKTIASIHEGKHHRIYKISTSVPSESFILRIPYTKIDQTATDYIPNRIKSEVATMDFIANKAKNLTIPKVYSYSTTPENPLKWPYILEEYIEGDLLMKKWDPLVDDDPNGKPPSDKLKNIIDIVADLHKEINSIKFETKDILGGGSIYFKDDIDPKLTTGSIIDDKWVIGPVMERAFWRKKESMKGIKSEFLGPWNKIGSEMDLVKNLGAIELENAKIRLLETADSELKEMINGQVQSFENLIKLAPKLFSSSNSKIPNIKDLLRPTLFHPDLDPMNIIVNKTTGKRVLLDFEGSVIKPFILQSSPRFVEYNGPKIYNIKNDVPDFEKMNENEKAQYLFIYKRTRNEYLWENALNERLPTLITSMAPPIKLLRSPYIFAAERKTEDGYLLIDESLIQLKQVWSELFKHRLVQSKDIPITMTDEQIKKHVQDMNKLNDKLMKNPFAATQGWIPQDMFDNLLKAGMLVKDKDGNYTTKLVK; translated from the coding sequence ATGTTCAAGCGTAGTTCGTCTAGACTAGGTTACTCATTGTTGCGCAGTCGTGCACAAGTGTGCGTAAAAGCTTCCTTAGGTAATAGTGGAGTGTTACTGAAGAGGTTTGTATCAACTGAACCAGAGAAGGTCTTCTCTAAAATCacagatgaaaatgatagtCAAAGAGAGGGTATATTCAAGTACTCGTGGGGGTCATGGTTAGTGAATAACGAATTTGAGAGAGAAAAGAGGACAACAAGATTTTCCATCGAAGGCCTGTCTAGTGTAGTAAATGATCTTTATAAAGATGTCATGAATTTTAAGACAGACGCATCTAAGAAGTTGATTTTTAAGCCCAATTCCACAGTGACTCTGGCTGATAATGCTAGTGCTGCTCTTCTAGATAGACTGAATGCCAAAGAAGGGTTAGTACAAATTAAGACAATTGCAAGTATCCATGAGGGCAAACACCATAGAATTTATAAGATATCGACAAGTGTACCATCAGAAAGTTTTATCTTACGTATACCATAcacaaaaattgatcaaactGCGACTGATTACATTCCAAATAGAATCAAATCAGAGGTAGCTACTATGGATTTTATAGCAAATAAGGCCAAAAATTTGACTATTCCAAAAGTCTATAGTTATTCCACTACACCTGAAAATCCTCTAAAGTGGCCTTACATTTTGGAAGAATACATTGAAGGTGATTTACTCATGAAAAAATGGGATCCTTTAGTAGATGATGATCCAAATGGGAAGCCGCCATCTGATAAActcaaaaatattattgacaTTGTTGCTGATTTGCATAAGGAGatcaattcaataaagttTGAAACCAAAGATATTTTGGGAGGTGGatcaatttattttaaagatgatattgatcCGAAGTTGACGACAGGCTCAATTATTGATGACAAATGGGTCATCGGCCCCGTCATGGAGAGAGCCTTTTGGAGAAAGAAGGAGTCAATGAAAGGTATTAAAAGTGAATTCTTGGGCCCCTGGAATAAAATAGGTTCTGAAATGGATTTGGTTAAAAATTTGGGTGCCATTGAACTTGAAAATGCAAAGATTAGACTATTAGAAACAGCAGATTCTGAATTAAAGGAAATGATTAATGGTCAAGTGcaaagttttgaaaatttgattaaGTTGGCACCAAagctcttttcttcttccaacTCGAAGATTCCTAACATTAAGGATTTATTAAGACCCACATTATTCCATCCTGATCTTGATCCAATGAACATTATCGTAAATAAGACCACGGGGAAGCGAGTTCTGTTAGATTTTGAAGGTTCGGTTATTAAACCGTTTATATTACAGAGTTCACCAAGGTTTGTGGAATACAACGGTCccaaaatttataatattaAGAATGATGTAcctgattttgaaaaaatgaatgaaaatgaaaaggcACAGtacttatttatttataaaCGTACACGTAATGAATATCTCTGGGAAAACGCTTTAAATGAAAGGTTACCAACTTTAATCACTTCAATGGCACCGCCTATTAAATTACTGAGAAGCCCTTACATATTTGCTGCTGAAAGAAAGACAGAAGATGGATATTTActtattgatgaaagtCTTATCCAATTGAAACAAGTGTGGTCTGAACTTTTCAAACATAGGTTGGTCCAAAGCAAGGATATTCCTATAACAATGACGGATGAACAGATTAAAAAGCATGTTCAAGAtatgaataaattgaatgataagttgatgaagaatcCATTTGCTGCTACTCAAGGATGGATTCCACAGGATATGTTTGATAATCTCTTGAAAGCTGGCATGCTCGTCAAGGACAAAGATGGTAACTACACCACCAAATTGGTGAAGTAA
- the SER3 gene encoding phosphoglycerate dehydrogenase SER3 (similar to Saccharomyces cerevisiae SER3 (YER081W) and SER33 (YIL074C); ancestral locus Anc_7.273): MAAYEINNLQNDFQQSLALSGSPGVVSTSPTQSFMNTLPRRLSVSKQQKVLKPFSTGDMKILLLENVNQTAIEIFKGQGYQVEFHKGSLPETELIEKIKDVHAIGIRSKTKLTANVLQHAKNLVVIGCFCIGTNQVDLDFAAKKGIAVFNSPFSNSRSVAELVIAEIISLARQLGDRSIELHTGTWNKVSARCWEVRGKTLGIIGYGHIGSQLSVLAEAMGMHVIYYDIVTIMPLGTAKQVPTLDELLRKADFVSLHVPESPETKDMISAPQLAAMKDGAYLINASRGTVVDIPSLVAAMKVGKIAGTALDVFPNEPRKNGAGTYNDELNGWTSELISLPNVILTPHIGGSTEEAQTAIGMEVATSLTKYINEGNSVGSVNFPEVSLKALDYDQENTVRALYIHQNVPGVLKIVNNILSDHNIDKQFSDSCGEIAYLIADISSVNQSDIKEIYEQLNQTSAKISIRLLY; the protein is encoded by the coding sequence ATGGCTGCTTACGAAATAAACAACCTACAAAATGACTTCCAACAAAGCTTGGCTTTGTCAGGCTCACCTGGTGTAGTTTCCACTTCACCAACTCAATCCTTCATGAACACTTTGCCACGTCGTTTAAGTGTCTCAAAGCAAcaaaaagttttgaaacCATTCTCTACTGGTgatatgaaaatattactaTTGGAAAACGTAAATCAAACTGCCATTGAGATCTTCAAGGGACAAGGTTACCAAGTGGAATTTCATAAGGGGTCTTTACCAGAGACAgaattaattgaaaagataaaagaCGTCCACGCAATTGGTATCAGATCAAAAACTAAATTAACTGCTAATGTTCTACAACATGCTAAGAACCTAGTTGTTATCGGTTGTTTCTGTATCGGTACAAATCAAGTCGATTTAGATTTTGCCGCAAAGAAAGGTATTGCAGTCTTCAATTCACCTTTCTCAAATTCTAGATCAGTTGCAGAATTAGTCATTGCTGAAATCATCAGTTTAGCAAGACAGCTTGGTGATAGATCAATCGAATTACATACAGGTACTTGGAATAAAGTTTCTGCTAGATGCTGGGAAGTAAGGGGTAAAACTCTAGGTATCATTGGTTATGGTCATATCGGCTCACAATTATCCGTCCTCGCTGAAGCTATGGGTATGCACGTTATCTACTATGATATCGTCACTATCATGCCGTTAGGTACTGCCAAGCAAGTTCCAACTTTAGATGAATTATTGAGAAAAGCTGATTTCGTCTCTTTACACGTTCCTGAAAGTCCAGAAACGAAAGATATGATCTCTGCTCCACAATTAGCTGCTATGAAAGACGGTGCTTATTTGATCAATGCCTCAAGAGGTACTGTCGTTGACATTCCTTCTTTGGTTGCAGCCATGAAAGTGGGTAAGATCGCGGGTACAGCTTTAGATGTCTTTCCAAACGAACCACGTAAAAATGGTGCTGGCACTTATAACGATGAATTAAACGGTTGGACATCTGAATTAATCTCATTACCAAACGTTATCTTAACCCCACATATTGGTGGTTCCACCGAAGAGGCGCAAACTGCAATTGGTATGGAAGTAGCCACTTCTTTGACCAAATATATCAACGAAGGTAACTCCGTTGGTTCAGTTAACTTCCCAGAAGTCAGCTTAAAGGCTTTAGATTACgatcaagaaaatactGTCAGAGCTCTATACATTCACCAAAACGTTCCTGGTGTCTTGAAAATTGTTAACAACATTTTATCAGACCATAACATTGACAAGCAATTTTCCGATTCATGTGGGGAAATTGCTTATTTGATAGCAGATATTTCTTCAGTTAATCAAAGTGACATCAAGGAAATTTACGAGCAACTTAACCAAACTTCTGCCAAAATTTCTATCAGATTACTTTACTAA
- the UTP7 gene encoding Utp7p (similar to Saccharomyces cerevisiae UTP7 (YER082C); ancestral locus Anc_7.275) — protein sequence MAKSNSNVKKAVKPRDNQKRFERPGGKFKNKTRDKKLKAGLKRIDDQYTRAVSSAAATEYLLPESAGFLEAEDEMEKTFKVSQREIKSSVDVSTANKALDLSLKEFGPYHINYSRNGTHLLISGRRGHVASMDWRKGELRAELNLNETCHAATYLQTEQFFAVAQKKYTFIYDHEGVELHRLKQHVEARHLEFLPYHYLLATAGETGWLKYHDVSTGQMVSELRTKLGPTTAMTQNPWNAVMHLGHSNGTVTLWSPSMPQPLVQLLSARGPINSIAVDRSGYYMVTTGKDKSMKIWDIRNFRELHTIENLPTPGTNVSISDTGLVALTRGPHVTLWKDALKSSRSARPCFGSMGGDPNRNTPYMSHLFAGNKINNIKFVPFEDLLGVGHETGVTNLIVPGAGEANYDALEINPYETAKQRQEQEVRSLLNKLPADTITLDPNVLGSIDKSASNTRLTAKDLAELTVEKRDQSKENKDIPDVKPDVKGKNSGLRSFLRKKTANVIDERKLRVQKQLEKEKKARLRKQMVERGEIDEDHKDLIEEALGRFSK from the coding sequence ATGGCTAAATCAAATTCGAATGTCAAGAAGGCTGTCAAGCCCAGAGATAATCAGAAAAGGTTCGAAAGACCTGGaggaaaattcaaaaataaaacaagAGATAAGAAGTTGAAAGCGGGTTTAAAGAGAATCGATGATCAATACACGAGAGCCGTTTCTTCAGCTGCAGCCACTGAATACCTACTTCCAGAAAGTGCTGGGTTCTTGGAAGCCGAAgatgaaatggaaaagaCATTTAAAGTTAGCCAAAGAGAAATTAAAAGTAGTGTCGACGTCAGCACGGCAAATAAAGCATTAGatttatcattgaaagaatttggCCCATACCATATAAATTACTCCAGAAATGGTACCCATTTATTAATCTCCGGTCGCAGAGGTCATGTCGCATCAATGGATTGGAGAAAGGGTGAACTACGAGcagaattgaatttgaatgaaacaTGCCATGCTGCAACATATTTACAAACTGAGCAGTTCTTTGCCGTAGCACAAAAGAAGTACACATTTATTTATGATCACGAAGGTGTAGAACTACATCGTCTTAAACAGCATGTTGAAGCAAGACATTTGGAATTTTTACCATACCATTATTTACTTGCCACAGCTGGTGAAACAGGTTGGTTGAAGTACCACGATGTTTCCACAGGTCAAATGGTATCAGAATTACGCACAAAACTAGGCCCAACGACGGCGATGACACAAAATCCATGGAATGCAGTAATGCATCTAGGTCACAGTAATGGTACGGTGACACTTTGGTCACCTTCAATGCCTCAACCTCTAGTACAATTATTATCAGCAAGAGGACCAATAAATAGTATAGCGGTAGATAGAAGCGGTTACTACATGGTCACAACAGGCAAAGataaatcaatgaaaatatggGATATTAGGAACTTTAGAGAACTTCATACTATAGAAAATCTTCCAACTCCAGGTACCAACGTATCAATTTCGGACACTGGACTAGTTGCCTTAACAAGAGGTCCTCATGTCACATTATGGAAGGATGCTTTGAAAAGTAGTAGATCTGCCAGACCATGCTTTGGTTCTATGGGCGGTGATCCAAATAGGAACACTCCATACATGTCGCATCTCTTTGCTGGAAATAAGATAAATAACATTAAATTTGTGCCATTTGAAGATCTGTTAGGTGTCGGTCATGAAACTGGTGTCACAAATCTAATTGTTCCAGGTGCTGGTGAAGCCAACTACGATGCTCTAGAAATAAATCCATATGAGACAGCAAAACAGAGacaagaacaagaagtTAGATCTCTATTGAACAAATTGCCAGCTGATACAATCACGTTAGATCCAAATGTCCTTGGTAGTATCGACAAGAGCGCTTCCAATACTAGATTGACAGCAAAGGATCTTGCAGAACTTACCGTTGAAAAACGGGACCAAAGTAaggaaaataaagatatcCCTGATGTTAAACCTGATGTGAAAGGTAAAAATTCAGGCCTACGTTCTTTCCTACGTAAGAAAACTGCAAATGTTATAGATGAAAGAAAGTTGAGGGTTCAAAAACAattagagaaagaaaagaaggctCGTTTGAGAAAACAAATGGTAGAAAGAGGTGAGATTGACGAAGATCATAAAGATCTTATCGAAGAAGCATTGGGAAGATTTTCTAAATAG
- the GET2 gene encoding GET complex subunit GET2 (similar to Saccharomyces cerevisiae GET2 (YER083C); ancestral locus Anc_7.277) produces the protein MSELSEAEKRRILRERRQQKFSNGGASSRLNKITGQADSHLSTDSPIEMKTARSRPNSKDTTPSIPSSSDASSQMKTASSDSTSNDPQLEILKKLANADESNESTPDLFSLLRSMKSGEGDADKSTESMAPADQAMLAYHDYRVNRLKYMTMLFKWVCFLFPYTYLVTRNAKFNVSCLPESLSFLTMPSNFFMVFTSFEIVAISVYYQRLQSIEAENKINTLHSTSKIVQMVSMVPEGIIPIPNLKGKVVTALQYVDVLSTFVADICFVLVVLGLLMYI, from the coding sequence ATGAGCGAATTGAGTGAGGCGGAGAAACGTCGTATTTTAAGAGAAAGAAGACAACAGAAGTTCAGTAATGGTGGTGCTTCAAGTagattgaataaaattacCGGTCAGGCCGATAGCCATTTAAGTACCGATTCTCCTATTGAAATGAAGACTGCTAGATCAAGACCAAATAGCAAAGACACTACTCCATCGATTCCTTCCAGCAGTGATGCTTCCTCGCAGATGAAAACCGCTTCCAGTGACAGCACTAGTAATGATCCTCAACTggaaattttaaagaaattggCAAATGCAGATGAGAGTAACGAATCTACACCAGACTTGTTCTCATTACTGCGCTCAATGAAATCTGGGGAGGGTGACGCTGATAAATCTACAGAATCCATGGCTCCAGCCGATCAAGCCATGTTAGCTTACCACGACTATCGTGTCAATAGGTTGAAATATATGACAATGCTTTTCAAGTGGGTTTGCTTTTTGTTCCCTTACACATACTTAGTTACCAGAAATGCAAAGTTCAACGTAAGTTGTTTACCTGAGTCATTATCCTTCTTAACAATgccatcaaattttttcatgGTATTCACCTCATTCGAGATCGTTGCTATCTCAGTATACTACCAAAGACTTCAATCTATCGAAgctgaaaataaaattaacaCGCTACATAGTACCAGTAAGATAGTTCAAATGGTCTCTATGGTTCCGGAGGGAATTATACCAATTCCAAATTTAAAGGGTAAAGTCGTCACAGCATTGCAATATGTTGATGTGCTATCGACATTTGTTGCCGATATCTGCTTCGTACTTGTAGTGTTGGGATTACTgatgtatatataa